Genomic DNA from Bacteroidales bacterium:
CATCCTAACGGAAATGGAGGTACAACCCTGACCATTCAGGGCGAGATGTCAGCCGATGGAAAAGTCATTCGACATTGTCTTTTAACTTACACTGAAATTTCTTCAAATGGCGTCCTTTATATCGAATCAAAACTTGAAGTAGCCAACCTGCCTGTTTTCCATCATGATGAGTGGAATTGTTGGCAATCATTTATTTGGGACATCGAAGGTACTCCCACTCAAAACTATGTGCAATCGGTGGAGTTCAAAAAACTGGATACTCAAAACCAGGGTTGGATCACCATTCAGAGCATTGATTGGGGGAACAGCCAACTCTATGGCAGTTTTAAAAATGATTAATTGCTTTGAGGGGTCTTCGTATAAAATAGTAAACTTTTCTTCTTAACGAAATTCTTCAATCAATTGACTTCAAGCGAATTGAATAATAATTTCCAGTGTAAACATCTAATGATTTTTAGGAGCCAGATCCCAGGTTCTTGCTGTGAGTGTTGCAGATTGCGGACTAGTTGGCAATATTACCCAGGTGCTACCGCAGTTTATTGACGCGGTGAAGAAATTGAAGGCAGAGTAAGAATAAATCTTATCTGCTGACATTTTCTTTCTGATTATCACATTTCGTCTAAAGGAACTATCTTTGCTGTTCTCACAAGCATCAAACTTTAATTTTAAAGCCATGTCTAAAAAGGAAACACCTGATCTATCAACAGTTAACCTGATTGCAAAAGGTACAACAATTAAAGGCGAAATAATTTCGAGCGGTGATTTCAGGATTGATGGAAGCATGATCGGTTCTATCAAATCCTCAGGAAAAGTGGTGATCGGTTCCACTGGCAAAGTAGATGGTGATATCAACTGCCAGAATGCCGAAGTGGAAGGGGAACTCAAAGTAAAAATTATCGTTAAAGAACTACTAAGCCTTAAAGCTACTTCAGTAATGCGCGGCGAAATTATCACAAGCAAATTATCAATTGAGCCCGGCGCTATTCTCACAGGAACCTGCAATATGGACGGTGAAAAGAATAAGCAGCTACATATTGAGCAGCCAATAAGTGCGCTTGCCTAGGGTGGAATATTTTGGATTTCGATTGAAGAAAGCTGGTGGTGATTTCGTTAAGTAATATGGCAGGGACAATCAGCCGATATCTGGCTTAGTCCTCACCATCCTTTAACATCTTAAAATATAAGTAACTGTTACAATTTAACTAACCCCCGTCATGATGTACATCACACGACGCGAGCATTTCAATGCAGCACACCGCTTGTTTCGCGATGATTTCACTTACGAACAAAACCTGGACGTTTTCGGCAAGTGTTCGAACCCAAACTGGCATGGACATAACTACGTGTTATTCGTAACGGTTAAAGGCGAGGTGAACCCGCAAACTGGTTTTGTCGCTAATTTAAAAACACTTAGCCAACTTATCCGCAATACAATTGTTGATAAAATTGATCATAAAAACATGAACCTGGAAGTAGAATTCATGAAAGGACGTCTTGCCTCAACCGAGAATCTTGCCATCGCCATCTGGGAAGAACTTGAAAGCCCGGTTAAATATATAGGCGCAGAACTCCACTGCATAAGGGTTCATGAAACTGAGAACAACTACGTTGAATACTTCGGAAAACACTAAAATTTATATTGCCATGACCAGCCAGATAATTAAAGATATGATCCAGGAAAACCTCATGGACGGCTATGAGAAACTCGATTTATACAATACCGAAACCATTGAAAAATTAGCCACTCATTACCTTGAAATAATCAAACTCATTGGTGAAGACCCAAACCGTGAAGGACTGCTTAAAACTCCTGAGCGCGTTGCAAAAGCCATCCAGTTTCTCACCCATGGTTATGACATCAATCCCCAGGATATTATTCTTTCGGCCATGTTCCGCGAGGACTACAAGGAAATGGTGATCGTAAAGGACATTGAAGTTTATTCAATGTGCGAACACCATATGCTTCCGTTTTTTGGCAAAGCGCATGTAGCCTATATTCCCAACGAACATATCGTTGGCATCAGCAAAATTCCTCGTGTGGTTGACGCTTATGCAAGGCGTTTACAGGTTCAGGAAAGGCTCACACGCGAAATCAAGGATGCTTTTGCGCGAACACTAAAACCACTGGGCGTTGCAGTGGTAATTGAGGCCCAGCATATGTGTATGAGTATGCGCGGAATTCAGAAACAAAATTCTGTGACTACAACTTCCGATTTTTCCGGGGCATTCACCATTGATAAAACCCGGGCCGAGTTCCTTCACCTGATTGGTTCGCGCCTGCACTGATAATTCCGAAGATTATTTAACAAAATTTATAATTGATGAAAGCTTACGTATTTCCCGGGCAAGGCGCCCAATTTGTTGGTATGGGCAAGAACCTTTACGATGCGTCTGAACAGGCCAGATCAATGTTTGAGAAGGCCAACGAAATTCTCGGGTTCCGCATAACCGACCTTATGTTTTCCGGAACCGACGAAGACCTGCGCCAGACAAAAGTTACGCAACCGGCTATTTTCTTACATTCTGTGATCCTTGCCGCATCACTCGGCGATTCGTTTAAACCCGATATGGTTGCCGGGCATTCCTTAGGTGAATTTTCGGCTCTGGTAGCTGCAAAAGCTTTATCGTTCGAAGATGGATTGCGCCTGGTTTCAGCACGTGCGCAAGCCATGCAAAAAGCCTGTGAAGCCGAACCTTCCACAATGGCTGCTATCATTGGCCTGGACGATGAAACGGTTGAAAAAGTGCTTGCAGGGATTGATCAAATAGTAGTACCGGCCAATTACAATACTGCCGGACAGCTCGTAATTTCCGGTTCTACCAAAGGTGTTG
This window encodes:
- the folE gene encoding GTP cyclohydrolase I FolE, whose translation is MIQENLMDGYEKLDLYNTETIEKLATHYLEIIKLIGEDPNREGLLKTPERVAKAIQFLTHGYDINPQDIILSAMFREDYKEMVIVKDIEVYSMCEHHMLPFFGKAHVAYIPNEHIVGISKIPRVVDAYARRLQVQERLTREIKDAFARTLKPLGVAVVIEAQHMCMSMRGIQKQNSVTTTSDFSGAFTIDKTRAEFLHLIGSRLH
- a CDS encoding polymer-forming cytoskeletal protein, whose amino-acid sequence is MSKKETPDLSTVNLIAKGTTIKGEIISSGDFRIDGSMIGSIKSSGKVVIGSTGKVDGDINCQNAEVEGELKVKIIVKELLSLKATSVMRGEIITSKLSIEPGAILTGTCNMDGEKNKQLHIEQPISALA
- a CDS encoding 6-carboxytetrahydropterin synthase produces the protein MMYITRREHFNAAHRLFRDDFTYEQNLDVFGKCSNPNWHGHNYVLFVTVKGEVNPQTGFVANLKTLSQLIRNTIVDKIDHKNMNLEVEFMKGRLASTENLAIAIWEELESPVKYIGAELHCIRVHETENNYVEYFGKH
- the fabD gene encoding ACP S-malonyltransferase, whose amino-acid sequence is MKAYVFPGQGAQFVGMGKNLYDASEQARSMFEKANEILGFRITDLMFSGTDEDLRQTKVTQPAIFLHSVILAASLGDSFKPDMVAGHSLGEFSALVAAKALSFEDGLRLVSARAQAMQKACEAEPSTMAAIIGLDDETVEKVLAGIDQIVVPANYNTAGQLVISGSTKGVEIACEKLKEAGAKRALPLKVGGAFHSPLMEPARVELAAAINITSLNEPICPVYQNVNALPSTDPAMIKENLIAQLTSPVRWTQTALNMISDGGRIFIEVGPGTVLQGLVKKADPSVEAYSA